One window of the Canis aureus isolate CA01 chromosome 1, VMU_Caureus_v.1.0, whole genome shotgun sequence genome contains the following:
- the PRPF31 gene encoding U4/U6 small nuclear ribonucleoprotein Prp31 isoform X2, translating into MRCPVASPHGHWVHWGTHPTLCSQDTRCLAKRIVMGPVEAAPEYRVIVDANNLTVEIENELNIIHKFIRDKYSKRFPELESLVPNALDYIRTVKELGNSLDKCKNNENLQQILTNATIMVVSVTASTTQGQQLSEEELERLEEACDMALELNASKHRIYEYVESRMSFIAPNLSIIIGASTAAKIMGVAGGLTNLSKMPACNIMLLGAQRKTLSGFSSTSVLPHTGYIYHSDIVQSLPPDLRRKAARLVAAKCTLAARVDSFHESTEGKVGYELKDEIERKFDKWQEPPPVKQVKPLPAPLDGQRKKRGGRRYRKMKERLGLTEIRKQANRMSFGEIEEDAYQEDLGFSLGHLGKSGSGRVRQTQVNEATKARISKTLQRTLQKQSVVYGGKSTIRDRSSGTASSVAFTPLQGLEIVNPQAAEKKVAEANQKYFSSMAEFLKVKGEKSGIMST; encoded by the exons TGATGGGACCTGTTGAGGCGGCCCCTGAATACCGAGTCATCGTGGATGCTAACAACCTGACCGTGGAGATCGAGAATGAGCTGA ACATCATCCATAAGTTCATCCGGGATAAGTACTCAAAGCGCTTCCCTGAACTGGAGTCTCTGGTCCCTAATGCACTGGATTACATCCGCACGGTCAAG GAGCTGGGCAACAGCCTGGACAAGTGCAAGAATAACGAAAACCTACAGCAGATCCTAACCAACGCCACCATCATGGTCGTCAGCGTGACTGCCTCCACCACCCAGGG GCAACAGCTGTCAGAGGAGGAGCTAGAGCGGCTGGAGGAGGCCTGTGACATGGCACTAGAGTTGAACGCCTCTAAGCACCGCATCTACGAATATGTGGAGTCTCGGATGTCCTTCATCGCGCCCAACCTCTCCATCATCATTGGGGCATCCACAGCCGCTAAGATcatgg GGGTGGCTGGGGGCCTGACCAACCTCTCCAAGATGCCCGCCTGCAACATCATGCTGCTTGGGGCCCAGCGGAAGACGCTGTCCGGCTTCTCGTCCACGTCTGTGCTGCCCCACACTGGTTACATCTACCACAGTGACATTGTGCAGTCTCTGCCCCCG GATCTCCGGCGGAAAGCGGCTCGGCTGGTGGCTGCCAAGTGCACACTGGCAGCCCGTGTGGACAGCTTCCACGAGAGCACAGAAGGGAAG gtgGGATATGAGCTGAAGGATGAGATCGAGCGCAAGTTTGACAAATGGCAGGAGCCGCCGCCTGTGAAGCAGGTGAAGCCCCTGCCTGCACCCCTGGACGGGCAGCGCAAGAAGCGAGGTGGCCGCAG GTACCGCAAGATGAAGGAGCGGCTAGGGCTGACCGAGATCCGGAAGCAGGCCAACCGCATGAGCTTCGGAGAG ATCGAGGAAGACGCCTACCAAGAGGACCTGGGCTTCAGCCTGGGCCATCTGGGCAAATCAGGCAGCGGGCGGGTACGGCAGACACAGGTGAACGAGGCCACCAAAGCCAGGATCTCTAAGACACTGCAG CGGACCCTGCAGAAGCAGAGTGTCGTGTATGGCGGGAAGTCCACCATCCGTGACCGCTCCTCGGGGACTGCTTCCAGTGTGGCTTTCACCCCTTTGCAG GGCCTAGAGATTGTGAACCCACAAGCAGCTGAGAAGAAGGTGGCTGAAGCCAACCAGAAGTATTTCTCCAGCATGGCCGAGTTCCTCAAGGTCAAGGGCGAGAAAAGCGGCATCATGTCCACCTGA